The Halomicrobium zhouii region AATTCTGCGATACTGTCAGTCACCGAATCCTGGGACTGGTCCGAGAACCCCGACGAGCACGTCGCCTTCTGTTCAGTCGAGCTCGTCGACGACAGTCAAGCGGGCCGACGGGAACGGCTCTTCGAGCGGTGGCTACAGACCGCCGGCGATGAGCACGATACCGGTGATGAACATCATCGCGGCGATGCCGGCCAGCACGAGAAACAGCAGGTCCTTCTCTGTCATGGCTCGCCCTTCGACGTCGAGTGAAAAAGGCTAATCGTCTCGCGGTCGAAGCTCGGTTCGTGAGTAACTCGAACCGAACGCGGCCCGGGGACCGCGTCGTCGGACAGCTGTACGTTATCATCGTCGCCATCGCCGGCGTGATGGGGTTCGTGCTCGGGACGATCAGCCCGGCGGATCTGGAGCCCGAACTGTTCGGGGTCGTCGCACTGCCGCCCACCCCGCTGGGCGTCGCGCTGTACGGTATCGTGACCGTCGGCGTGGGCCTCGGAATTCTCCTGGCACTCGTCGTCTACGTCTCGAACAGGTACGCGGACGCGTAACGCGGGTCGCTACCAGGTCCTCCGTCACTGACGCCGCGAGCAGCGGTGCGTCCGGAGAGCGTTCCGGCGCTGGACCGTGCCTGGCTGGAAACGGTGGTCGCCGTCGACCGTTACCGCGGAAGCTGGTCGTAGTAGGCGACGTAGAACGCGTGCGAGACGGCGTACACTATCGTCCCGAGAACGACCGTCATCGCCAGATAGATCCCCAGTTCGGTGGTCGAAAGCGCGTGGAGCGCCGTCTGGCCAGCGTTTTCCAGACTCCTGGGATCGTCAGCCGAGAGGGCTAACATGTACACAGTCGGGATGTAGCTGACGAGACTGATCAGGAACGCCAGCAGGTCGAAGCCGACGACGGAGAGGAAGTTGTTCTTGACGAGGCTCCCGCTGCGTTTGAAGGAGTCGACCAGCCCGAGGTCGTCGACGACGACGGCGGCGGGGAAGAACTGGAGGAAGAACCACGGCAGGAGGACGACCAGTAGCGAGAGCAACACGCCGACGAGGAGGACG contains the following coding sequences:
- a CDS encoding DUF7520 family protein, coding for MSNSNRTRPGDRVVGQLYVIIVAIAGVMGFVLGTISPADLEPELFGVVALPPTPLGVALYGIVTVGVGLGILLALVVYVSNRYADA